In Brachypodium distachyon strain Bd21 chromosome 2, Brachypodium_distachyon_v3.0, whole genome shotgun sequence, one genomic interval encodes:
- the LOC100822629 gene encoding uncharacterized protein At3g28850 — MWSSWTLRKPASGRLTQSPSFSSSVTSSSAKDHNGIGSVLDDASPSTGGGKAAVLHRVRSSTKLRTCKSFAAAEEAPGGDRRVVLYFSSLRAVRPTFEACRDIRAILRGLRVAVDERDVSMDAAFLTELRALMRRDRPPLPQLFVGGRLVGDADEVRILHETGELRRVVAGALQAAPTPCASCGGSRFTPCCACGGSHRRFSDKTGGFRVCTACNENGLVRCAACFTGG; from the coding sequence ATGTGGTCATCGTGGACCCTGCGGAAGCCAGCCTCCGGGCGTCTCACGCAGTCGCCCTCCTTCTCCTCGTCCGTAACCTCGTCGTCGGCCAAGGACCATAATGGCATCGGCTCCGTCCTTGACGACGCCTCGCCCAGCACCGGCGGGGGCAAGGCCGCCGTCCTGCACCGCGTGCGGTCGTCGACCAAGCTGCGGACCTGCAAGTCgttcgcggcggccgaggaggcgccGGGCGGCGATCGCCGCGTCGTGCTCTACTTCTCCTCCCTCCGGGCCGTGCGGCCCACGTTCGAGGCTTGCCGGGACATACGCGCCATCCTGCGGGGGCTCCGCGTCGCCGTGGACGAGCGGGACGTGTCCATGGACGCGGCGTTCCTCACCGAGCTCCGCGCGCTGATGCGACGGGACCGgcccccgctgccgcagcTCTTCGTGGGGGGCCGCCTCGTCGGGGACGCGGACGAGGTGCGCATCCTGCACGAGACTGGCGAGCTCCGGCGCGTCGTGGCCGGGGCTCTGCaggcggcgccgacgccgtgcGCGTCGTGCGGCGGCtcgcgcttcactccttgctgCGCCTGCGGGGGCAGCCACCGCAGGTTCAGCGACAAGACCGGGGGGTTCCGCGTCTGCACGGCGTGCAACGAGAACGGCCTCGTCCGGTGCGCCGCCTGCTTCACCGGTGGCTGA